One Pseudoalteromonas marina genomic region harbors:
- a CDS encoding tetratricopeptide repeat protein: protein MKSIVLVTLFLVFLSACKSTPTTPTVEQPQLTALINHTRFKQIDTPTELNIFELPNAEKKRFLAYADQQQLNGVRTDRIIYNYLENQLSDFKYHGDTLTSAQTLTREQGNCISLAVLTQSYANALGLETSFQEVTSEPVYAKESGMVYVANHFRTKVYAPKVEKEDNIIQIFRPGTIIDYFPTRGSFYSGSASYNDLVAKFYSNLAAKALAKEKLNTAYSFILQANNFTPNDAELFNMAGILHRRAGDLKTAEVIYETAINNNLSNINLINNYQLLAKQLGKSELAEQLTSQLVNKEKGPYELLVLAKNDLQTGFINRAKDHLELAIVKAPYISELYLELAKIRYQQGKKQHTKRLIKKAIEYERDDKKLNVYQAKLLSLQYKD from the coding sequence ATGAAATCTATAGTATTAGTTACATTATTTTTGGTATTTTTAAGTGCATGTAAAAGCACTCCAACAACGCCTACAGTTGAGCAACCCCAGCTTACTGCGCTTATTAATCACACCCGCTTTAAACAAATAGACACTCCCACTGAGTTGAATATTTTTGAATTGCCAAACGCCGAAAAAAAACGCTTTTTAGCTTATGCCGACCAGCAGCAACTAAACGGTGTTAGAACCGATCGTATTATTTACAACTATTTAGAAAACCAACTTAGCGATTTTAAGTACCATGGCGATACATTAACGTCTGCACAAACTCTTACTCGCGAACAAGGTAACTGTATTAGTTTAGCGGTTCTTACTCAAAGTTATGCAAATGCGCTGGGTCTAGAAACCAGCTTTCAAGAAGTTACTAGCGAACCTGTGTATGCAAAAGAAAGTGGAATGGTCTATGTAGCTAATCATTTCAGAACCAAGGTATATGCACCAAAAGTTGAGAAAGAAGATAACATTATCCAGATTTTTCGCCCAGGTACCATTATCGATTATTTTCCTACTCGCGGTAGCTTTTATTCCGGCAGTGCCAGCTACAACGATTTGGTTGCGAAGTTTTATAGTAATTTAGCGGCTAAAGCACTAGCTAAAGAAAAGCTAAACACCGCTTATTCTTTTATTTTACAAGCTAACAACTTTACTCCGAATGATGCTGAGCTTTTTAATATGGCAGGTATTTTACATCGCCGTGCGGGCGATTTAAAAACAGCAGAAGTAATTTACGAAACCGCTATAAACAATAATCTATCGAATATAAATTTAATTAATAACTATCAATTATTAGCTAAACAACTTGGTAAAAGTGAACTTGCTGAGCAACTAACTAGTCAATTAGTTAATAAAGAGAAAGGCCCTTATGAACTGCTTGTTCTAGCAAAAAACGATTTACAAACCGGTTTTATTAATCGAGCAAAAGACCACTTAGAACTCGCCATCGTTAAAGCTCCCTATATTTCTGAGCTATACCTAGAGCTTGCTAAAATTCGCTACCAGCAAGGTAAAAAACAGCACACAAAGCGGCTAATTAAAAAAGCAATTGAGTATGAGCGAGACGATAAAAAGTTAAACGTATATCAAGCCAAATTGTTGTCGCTGCAATATAAAGATTAG
- a CDS encoding PepSY-associated TM helix domain-containing protein — translation MRKTLFKIHSWIALIAIIPLIVISITGSVLVFKSEIDGLLMPESHFVISTQPERLNMDELISITQNAYPEYVIGSWEIFNDDTADRVYLIERESQVWYKFHLNQYTGDILSTPVGTSHYFTDWFLELHYTFLLNDLKSLPGQTGTVLGFFFALFLLVLGITGLIIYRKFWQRLFTVRWRATLQIVLSDIHKMTGVIGSPILIVLAITGGYFNGAVWYHEVLEHAEEEHHALTKNLYSKNVSFQDILDDSKQQIATFNSTYLVMPLEPDDNITVFGEVNSNNPLASEYANTVSYNKITGEHIANWDIRQVGLGWKVLDSFRKLHFGYFAGLISKILWSFIGLSPLWLSATGFYLWFTRRKRKKQSQINRHNKQRTITA, via the coding sequence ATGAGAAAAACACTTTTCAAAATTCATAGCTGGATTGCTCTCATTGCAATTATTCCATTAATTGTAATAAGTATTACTGGCAGTGTGCTTGTATTTAAAAGCGAGATAGATGGCTTACTTATGCCCGAAAGTCATTTTGTGATTAGCACTCAACCTGAACGCTTGAATATGGATGAGTTAATTTCCATCACTCAGAACGCTTACCCTGAGTATGTTATCGGTAGCTGGGAAATTTTTAACGACGATACTGCTGATCGGGTTTACTTAATCGAGCGCGAGTCGCAAGTTTGGTATAAATTTCATTTAAATCAATATACTGGTGATATTTTGTCAACTCCCGTGGGAACGAGCCATTATTTTACAGATTGGTTTTTAGAACTCCATTACACCTTTTTACTCAATGATTTAAAAAGCTTACCAGGCCAAACAGGCACCGTTTTGGGGTTCTTTTTTGCTTTATTTTTATTGGTGCTTGGAATAACCGGCCTCATTATTTACCGAAAGTTTTGGCAACGCCTATTTACCGTGCGTTGGCGCGCAACATTACAAATCGTATTAAGTGATATTCATAAAATGACTGGTGTTATTGGCTCACCTATTTTAATTGTTTTAGCTATAACCGGTGGTTATTTTAATGGTGCCGTTTGGTATCACGAAGTACTTGAACATGCTGAAGAAGAACATCATGCCCTAACCAAAAACCTGTATAGCAAAAATGTTTCCTTCCAAGATATTTTAGATGACAGCAAGCAACAAATAGCCACGTTCAACAGCACTTACTTGGTTATGCCATTAGAACCTGACGACAACATTACTGTATTTGGTGAAGTAAATTCTAATAACCCACTGGCAAGTGAATACGCTAATACCGTTTCGTATAACAAAATCACTGGTGAGCATATTGCCAATTGGGATATACGCCAAGTAGGTCTTGGCTGGAAAGTGCTAGACAGCTTTCGTAAGCTTCATTTTGGTTATTTTGCTGGCCTAATAAGTAAAATACTGTGGAGTTTTATAGGGCTAAGTCCACTATGGCTAAGCGCTACTGGCTTTTATTTATGGTTCACACGCCGCAAACGTAAAAAACAATCGCAAATAAATCGTCATAATAAACAACGAACAATAACCGCTTGA
- a CDS encoding SemiSWEET family transporter: MAHYLPILSSFILLFSFLPLLNKIRKNRSVSGLSLLMMTFGVAQSLYFITYNIYFERYFIALPFFVTGVLSGLILYFFARYNAAKQERLQLVLMLGFSLMPFSLLLSPNFDTAWVLNALTYVGLVMSSVRVMPQTYKTLRTGDVSNLSARYFSLQFIAGICGLVVELTNTTPSTSHLLMFIMLLLTNAVQFGCMQYYKMRPIMA, encoded by the coding sequence TTGGCGCACTATTTGCCTATTTTGTCTTCATTTATTTTACTTTTTAGCTTTTTACCATTGCTAAATAAAATTAGAAAAAACAGAAGTGTTTCTGGTTTATCTTTGCTGATGATGACATTTGGAGTCGCACAGAGTCTCTATTTCATAACGTATAACATTTATTTTGAGCGATACTTTATTGCTTTACCTTTTTTTGTAACAGGCGTATTAAGCGGCTTGATCTTGTACTTTTTTGCCCGTTACAACGCCGCAAAGCAAGAACGGCTTCAGTTAGTGCTTATGCTTGGCTTTTCGCTTATGCCGTTTTCGCTGTTATTAAGTCCAAACTTTGATACCGCATGGGTGCTCAACGCACTTACCTATGTAGGATTGGTGATGAGCTCAGTGCGCGTAATGCCACAAACCTACAAAACGCTGCGCACAGGTGATGTAAGTAATTTAAGTGCTCGTTATTTTAGTTTGCAGTTCATAGCGGGCATTTGTGGCTTAGTTGTTGAGTTAACAAATACCACACCAAGTACTTCACACTTACTTATGTTTATCATGTTGTTGCTGACTAATGCCGTGCAATTTGGTTGTATGCAATATTATAAAATGCGACCGATAATGGCTTAA
- a CDS encoding pilin, which translates to MKAKGFTLIELMVVVSIIGILAAVALPQYSKYMQKAELVDPLAMAAAIREDVTVFYLENKRFPNNNEEAGVPASQYLIGNRVTGITIKNGAIHIALGNKASRPLQNTTLTFRPAVVEGSPSSPISWLCGFDQPVTGMKAIGENKTSVPKDLLPSACI; encoded by the coding sequence ATGAAAGCAAAAGGATTTACGCTCATAGAGTTAATGGTGGTTGTATCAATTATTGGTATTTTGGCTGCTGTAGCATTGCCTCAATACAGTAAATACATGCAAAAGGCAGAGCTTGTTGATCCACTTGCTATGGCGGCTGCAATACGAGAAGACGTAACTGTGTTTTACCTCGAGAATAAACGTTTTCCTAATAATAATGAAGAAGCGGGTGTCCCTGCTAGTCAATACTTAATAGGGAATAGGGTAACGGGAATTACTATTAAAAACGGTGCCATACATATTGCTTTAGGCAACAAAGCATCTCGGCCTTTACAAAATACCACGTTAACGTTTAGACCAGCAGTTGTTGAGGGCAGCCCCTCTAGCCCAATTTCTTGGTTGTGCGGCTTTGATCAGCCAGTCACAGGAATGAAAGCGATTGGTGAAAATAAAACCTCAGTGCCAAAAGATTTATTACCCTCGGCGTGTATTTAA
- a CDS encoding PhzF family phenazine biosynthesis protein, with product MQLTIHQIDAFTHALFKGNYAAVIPLESWLDDDLMLNIGAENNVSETAFTCRQTDGRFAIRWFSPLMEIDFCGHATLAAAYVLCEEHNVSQIRFIADAVGELIVNKNNDGSFAMTFPKQAPVEVKNPPQALLNGLSIQPIKVLKNRQAYFAVYESAKQVESLNTESLLLKTLAPYDVVATAPSDEYDFVSRYFWPASGGDEDYVTGSIHTGLAPYWAPLLGKTQLTAYQASSRGGHIQCDVGESTVTLTGHAVRYLKGTIYL from the coding sequence ATGCAATTAACTATTCACCAAATTGATGCGTTTACACACGCTTTATTTAAAGGCAATTATGCAGCTGTTATCCCACTTGAGTCGTGGTTGGATGATGACCTAATGCTAAACATAGGCGCTGAAAACAACGTATCTGAAACTGCGTTTACCTGTAGGCAAACTGATGGGCGTTTTGCTATTCGTTGGTTTTCACCTTTAATGGAAATAGACTTTTGTGGCCATGCCACTTTGGCTGCTGCGTATGTATTATGTGAAGAACATAATGTATCGCAAATTCGCTTTATCGCTGATGCAGTGGGTGAGCTTATTGTTAATAAAAACAATGATGGTAGCTTCGCCATGACATTCCCTAAACAAGCACCTGTAGAGGTTAAAAACCCGCCACAGGCACTGTTAAATGGCTTGTCTATACAACCTATTAAGGTACTTAAAAATCGCCAAGCTTACTTTGCTGTTTATGAATCGGCTAAGCAAGTAGAGAGCTTAAATACCGAGTCGCTACTCTTAAAAACATTAGCGCCATACGATGTAGTTGCCACTGCGCCTAGTGATGAATACGATTTTGTTTCTCGTTATTTTTGGCCTGCCAGCGGTGGCGATGAAGATTATGTCACGGGCTCTATTCATACAGGGCTTGCTCCATATTGGGCACCGTTGTTAGGTAAAACACAGTTAACTGCCTATCAGGCATCTAGCCGAGGTGGTCATATACAGTGCGATGTTGGGGAGTCAACAGTAACTTTAACAGGCCATGCTGTTAGGTATTTAAAAGGCACAATTTACCTTTAA
- a CDS encoding zinc-dependent metalloprotease, with translation MKLTTLTLALSFALSGHAFADDKKDEKKPKTLSEMIKGQTEFAGIFNLYQDEKTGKHLMVINESQLDTSFVYFAHTVDGVTDAGHFRGSYRETKLIEFRKYFDRIDIISKTPRYKFDENSAISKASNANISEAVLASIKIEKEEDGKIAFNVNKLFLSEALHKVSPTINPADKNAKKRFKVGKLDSKKSRIIKQRPYPNNLDVVVDYVFTNASPTVRGSGAVSDPRSVSVKVQHSFVALPQNNYQPRLDDARIGYFTNQFDQMTSTDWTPYEDVIKRWDLQKKNPSAALSEPVKPITWWIENTTPIEWRDTIKDAVLAWNSSFEKAGFKNALEVKIQPDDADWDAGDINYNVLRWTSSPKPPFGGYGPALANPLTGEILGSDIMLEFVFMKNRWIYDTLYTQGAMSHSNSTHTGELNCSLGHEIQQNLMLAKGLAAGDSIEENEMIRQGLTQLILHEVGHTLGLNHNMKSSILWDEKEVHDKSKTQGIVTGSVMDYAPANIAPIGMQQGDIFQTKPGPYDDWAINYGYSVALADASAEQARLSKILARSSEHALAFGNDADDMRAPGRHIDPRVMIGDLSSNPAAYGADRMALINKLFTELKDKATVEGDSYQQLVTSANSLFGQYRSQAGIVSRQIGGVYVERAVVGDTNADKPFTPVPLEKQTQAMEILAEYVFAPDVLQSMQPLYNFMQQQRRGFNHYGKNEDPKPHKMILGMQKSVLAQLLHPAVLLRISDTALYGNEYSLNQFMGDLTASIFVKDAEASSISHNLQIEYVNQLIAIAGLGKPSKFDNLAKTAALYQLTEIADTSLSWGADTAAKAHKKYIDRLIAKALEA, from the coding sequence ATGAAATTAACCACCCTAACTCTTGCGCTCAGTTTTGCCCTAAGCGGCCATGCTTTTGCCGATGACAAAAAAGACGAAAAAAAACCAAAAACATTAAGTGAAATGATCAAAGGTCAAACCGAATTTGCCGGTATATTTAACCTTTATCAGGACGAAAAAACGGGTAAGCACTTAATGGTCATTAACGAATCACAGCTTGATACTTCTTTCGTTTATTTTGCTCATACAGTTGATGGGGTGACTGATGCTGGACACTTTCGTGGATCTTACCGTGAAACCAAACTCATTGAGTTTAGAAAGTACTTCGACCGTATCGATATTATAAGTAAAACACCTCGTTATAAATTTGACGAAAACAGTGCCATTTCAAAAGCCAGCAATGCAAACATTAGTGAAGCCGTACTTGCGAGTATTAAAATAGAAAAAGAAGAAGACGGTAAAATTGCATTTAACGTCAATAAATTATTTTTAAGTGAAGCACTTCATAAAGTATCTCCTACTATCAATCCCGCAGATAAAAATGCGAAAAAACGTTTTAAAGTAGGCAAGCTAGACAGCAAAAAATCGCGCATTATTAAACAGCGTCCTTACCCAAATAACTTAGACGTTGTCGTAGATTACGTATTTACCAATGCAAGTCCAACCGTTCGTGGCTCTGGCGCAGTAAGTGACCCGCGTAGTGTTTCTGTGAAGGTTCAGCATTCATTTGTAGCACTCCCACAAAACAACTACCAACCTCGTTTAGACGATGCGCGCATTGGTTATTTCACAAACCAGTTTGATCAAATGACGTCAACTGATTGGACGCCTTACGAAGATGTAATTAAGCGCTGGGATTTACAAAAGAAAAACCCAAGCGCTGCACTTTCAGAGCCTGTAAAACCAATTACATGGTGGATAGAAAACACCACACCAATAGAGTGGCGCGACACAATTAAAGACGCTGTACTTGCATGGAACAGCTCTTTTGAAAAAGCAGGCTTTAAAAATGCCTTAGAAGTAAAAATACAACCTGATGATGCCGACTGGGATGCAGGCGACATTAATTACAATGTACTGCGTTGGACCTCATCGCCAAAACCACCATTTGGTGGCTACGGGCCTGCACTTGCCAACCCGCTAACAGGCGAAATACTGGGCTCAGACATTATGCTTGAGTTTGTATTTATGAAAAACCGCTGGATTTACGACACCCTTTATACACAAGGCGCTATGAGCCACAGCAATAGTACACATACTGGTGAATTAAACTGCTCATTAGGCCATGAAATTCAACAAAACCTTATGCTTGCAAAGGGCTTAGCTGCTGGCGATAGCATTGAAGAAAACGAAATGATACGCCAAGGGTTAACACAGCTTATTCTGCATGAAGTAGGTCATACATTGGGCCTTAACCACAACATGAAATCATCTATTTTGTGGGATGAGAAAGAAGTGCACGACAAGAGTAAAACCCAAGGTATCGTAACAGGCTCAGTAATGGACTACGCACCGGCTAACATTGCACCAATTGGCATGCAGCAAGGGGATATTTTTCAAACTAAACCAGGCCCATACGACGACTGGGCTATTAACTACGGATACAGCGTAGCGCTGGCTGACGCATCTGCCGAGCAAGCTCGCCTTAGTAAAATTCTTGCGCGTTCTAGTGAGCATGCTTTAGCATTTGGTAACGATGCAGATGATATGCGCGCGCCGGGCCGTCATATCGATCCCCGCGTAATGATTGGCGATTTGTCATCAAACCCAGCAGCCTATGGTGCAGACCGTATGGCACTTATCAATAAACTGTTTACTGAGCTTAAAGATAAAGCCACTGTTGAAGGTGATTCTTACCAGCAACTTGTTACCTCAGCTAATAGCTTATTTGGCCAGTACAGATCGCAGGCAGGTATTGTATCTCGCCAAATTGGTGGGGTTTATGTAGAGCGCGCCGTTGTAGGTGATACAAACGCCGACAAACCTTTCACCCCGGTGCCGCTTGAAAAACAAACTCAAGCCATGGAAATTCTAGCCGAGTACGTGTTTGCACCTGATGTGTTACAAAGCATGCAACCGCTTTATAACTTCATGCAGCAACAGCGCCGCGGGTTTAATCACTATGGTAAAAATGAAGACCCTAAACCTCACAAAATGATTTTGGGCATGCAAAAGTCTGTGCTTGCACAGCTATTGCACCCAGCCGTTTTACTGCGTATTTCAGATACCGCTTTATACGGAAACGAATATAGCTTAAATCAATTTATGGGGGATTTAACTGCAAGTATTTTTGTTAAAGACGCAGAGGCCAGCTCAATCAGTCACAATTTACAAATTGAATATGTAAACCAACTGATTGCAATTGCAGGTTTAGGCAAACCAAGCAAATTCGATAACCTCGCTAAAACAGCCGCGCTTTATCAGTTAACCGAAATAGCGGATACAAGCCTGTCATGGGGCGCAGATACTGCAGCCAAAGCCCATAAAAAGTATATTGATCGCTTAATTGCAAAAGCACTCGAAGCGTAA
- a CDS encoding efflux RND transporter periplasmic adaptor subunit, whose protein sequence is MQTNSLRWVFPFVALAIGVVGFKAINALANEQEKKALVDTRPTVQVEPVSANDHQVVINSYGEVKPLENTQLSAQVSGEVLSWHPSFVAGGVVARGETLFSIEKDNYEAAVLVAEAELARAQAGLIEEQAQAKVAEDEAKRFPSKARTDLFLRKPQVLSAQANVKSAQAALKRAQRDLENCDVKAPYDALIVSRNVGVGQYVTMGSQVAELNNIETAEVIIPIAGFDSVFLPERIKGITATVIQKGLNSFTREGVIDRDLGIVDNATRMSSLVVRIEDPYGLKNKQPAIKFGSYVQVNFAGTTLNNIYRLPQALVNNQTVWVVGENQTLEPRKVTVIREEGEYFYISSGLKADDKLVVTLPEYPQKGMEVKIAGAQPAPESSDVSTSNTQQL, encoded by the coding sequence ATGCAAACAAATTCACTTAGATGGGTTTTTCCATTTGTTGCGCTTGCTATAGGAGTTGTTGGTTTTAAAGCAATAAACGCTCTTGCAAATGAACAAGAAAAAAAAGCGTTAGTTGATACGCGACCTACTGTTCAAGTTGAGCCGGTTTCGGCTAACGACCATCAGGTTGTAATTAACAGCTATGGCGAAGTAAAGCCGCTGGAAAATACACAACTGTCTGCACAGGTATCGGGAGAGGTACTGAGTTGGCATCCGAGCTTTGTTGCCGGTGGGGTTGTAGCACGTGGTGAAACCTTATTTTCGATTGAAAAAGATAACTACGAAGCTGCAGTGCTCGTGGCTGAAGCTGAACTTGCTCGTGCCCAAGCAGGTTTAATTGAAGAACAAGCGCAAGCAAAAGTAGCTGAAGACGAAGCAAAACGCTTTCCAAGTAAAGCGCGTACTGATTTATTTTTACGCAAGCCTCAAGTACTTAGTGCGCAAGCAAATGTTAAATCAGCGCAAGCAGCATTAAAACGTGCGCAGCGAGATTTAGAAAACTGTGATGTTAAAGCACCTTACGATGCACTTATTGTGAGCCGTAATGTAGGTGTGGGCCAATACGTGACAATGGGCTCGCAAGTCGCTGAGCTAAACAATATAGAAACTGCTGAAGTAATTATTCCTATTGCAGGCTTTGATAGTGTGTTTTTGCCTGAGCGTATTAAAGGGATTACCGCAACCGTTATTCAAAAAGGCCTTAATAGCTTTACTCGTGAAGGCGTTATTGACCGCGATTTAGGTATTGTAGATAACGCAACACGTATGAGCAGTTTAGTGGTGCGAATTGAAGACCCGTATGGCCTTAAAAATAAACAACCAGCAATTAAATTTGGCAGTTATGTACAGGTTAATTTTGCTGGTACAACATTAAATAATATCTACCGTTTACCTCAAGCGCTTGTTAACAACCAAACCGTTTGGGTGGTAGGCGAAAACCAAACCCTTGAACCAAGAAAGGTAACGGTAATACGAGAAGAAGGCGAGTACTTCTATATTAGTAGTGGCCTAAAAGCTGACGATAAGCTGGTGGTTACGTTACCAGAATACCCTCAAAAGGGAATGGAAGTTAAAATAGCAGGTGCCCAACCGGCACCTGAAAGCTCTGATGTGAGCACCTCAAATACGCAACAGCTTTAA